One Scophthalmus maximus strain ysfricsl-2021 chromosome 1, ASM2237912v1, whole genome shotgun sequence genomic region harbors:
- the rusc1 gene encoding uncharacterized protein rusc1 isoform X3 has product MQSSNSSSQPSKPRRFDFIRRTNTLAAPKSAGPGFQREDKNMNTISKSSPRRPTKGPTAPARTRVGVQPRAPVNQSKFGSQKQVSTISKSAKPKPKITRASAATKIAPAAAAPPPPALPSALPLDPNCNEPSLPCLCCDGRSPQDNNSMFNHNHNNNNTISLRQQLQLPPPPPALLPQRQDGTGAKEQPPSQAQAQLESSACSAASLENDDKNGDDSADLDNKKNTKVEEEDDEDESSGDIDIDDDEDEADNDDDDDDDDDTLVPSCCDCPPSLLEFSLSSSTSSSSTSISSCSDLESDCGDQTASICSSHDEDTLSVALTPKDHSIPQPLECQPPARSPPSLPLSRNPFSLTSRSPMLACSPDEGYPSALDSPSPDYLGVKGDSEVTKIGLLDFLESVGEFGKMERFSQVIQVARWDLEGEQHWDVLRDRLDHLDRLEKVNREVKLAYIARLHEKGFDLGDLEEQDLSDVMDEMGNIDIPWKLYKSNGETMAVSQEFSDAGVDLTAPSDCDDPLVPDSLTPSPVEPPPRPPKPPARHASVSSYLHTYINISRETTSMAVSTSPTLSTFSPNSSSPTFTTFRCEKPLPPSPPSVPPPPASKPVPYLTLYTTPSPPRSIPTPTPPIPPPRKRHLARKEAQRLAALRAEQEKTPLSLPPPITRPPPLPPPPFISVSSSSPPAIPPPPALPPPPSFHALDVEIRKLLMLAGLTQAELLKLSPELGVCVGGLDDEADGDNLPPCRSVKSQEFRLKDREEEEECATEFMESDGCCSRGKLDGDQRVDVDEESKKKEEIKETQRTTSFTEMARRRKRNSGLTSNHYYSTGLSNTYESKAKNKSFENFHYPAEIPDSPPPPPPPRPLPPIPPSLPSVKVSTLPAHSAQPERFDWLIAFTPECDSPPQPPPLEMRKSHKETQKKLGSPGSSQGTAPNVTTFKELRLRNKSTYLATKLITDPEPDPTIITPDPDILYNLKWRRETVGSDGSQWEYTSQAQALFMQPPPALTSMAALKEMLQRADKEGGQPELCPSQKIGCSVSENSLWTMGREWEGEEVQMEEKEGKEEEKEVEVEVRGQADGGRTLQARTTAQSSQPYFLHTALPSYRPGYCNSQPLADPRPHQHVGRESSYKHYNTQWSPAASSACVYRDDSSTDSNSGFNYDSLADLCVDSHYYENIFKQNTHAAHQSKNNDREFASDSICNTDSLYCSDSEKKSNTHTKSDPPVSGITEAPGCTTPYKNIDVMMTYSNRISAVGSLYSEKRTHSHTENSSNKERTSKELPPLPTYYLYHPKNCPLHRGAPPRLSPIGALSPPLRPGVPPPGVAGSGLSSPLFPRSHTLPALAAPLYYPNLYPPIPITAPPLPPKLYQAPPQSRVATVRSVSFAGSVQRGETSWMGEDVKFPMKGLGLSSLCLQEEKALVSAVSVAVEAILAQFSSSRTVVQKSLSVNKTLSGDSTINPSLGRLVLQCLCPALHNLLTNGLKPHQSDLIAGRRPNSAWGLVQASTKPGPKTQALFNLQVRVGDLPQLRQSKHRFNAFLLGLLNTKFLDFWLSHLQSCGDVLETFYRPNSFMRLSMTTCQSLFEELLLVLQPLSLLTFNLDLLFQHHHLEPDSHSPGIPSPPCQDAGLQLSKRGSQSKITGSIYIESLSEVDFGSPEHQAAKEKLSPLSNPKNVGAGEAAHVNAAPVKASATLIQTSPQLLWVQEKEIAALPPPDVEEDSIAHQAGQVIQQGWGAVMRWGGRLSQNLSELSLSAEKKEEMQTDLPDLRTQAGSDYTPVSSGAQVPWGLGRLFGASKSPTSPMGHTPPTRRPSQWLAPGVTALTRMMNSSPTTMIKTAPEPQGASGPESEKEVESLEMKDKPRPLRSVRTLCDHSGSGSELSFGKGEQLLVLGGVDQDWIRCRQGDKEGLVPIGYTSLIM; this is encoded by the exons ATGCAGTCCTCAAACTCCTCCTCTCAGCCTTCAAAGCCACGACGTTTTGACTTCATCAGACGGACCAATACCTTAGCTGCACCAAAGTCTGCTGGCCCTGGTTTTCAGAGGGaggataaaaacatgaacacaatcaGCAAATCCTCCCCACGCCGGCCTACTAAAGGCCCCACTGCACCTGCTAGGACCAGGGTGGGAGTGCAGCCTCGAGCTCCAGTGAACCAGTCGAAGTTTGGTTCTCAAAAACAGGTTTCCACCATCTCCAAATCGGCTAAACCCAAACCCAAGATTACTCGTGCATCGGCAGCAACCAAAATTGCACCTGCAgcggctgctcctcctcctcctgcacttcCATCTGCTCTCCCTCTTGACCCAAATTGCAACGAGCCAAGCCTCCCATGTCTGTGCTGTGATGGTCGCTCTCCACAGGACAACAACAGTATGTTCAACCataaccacaacaacaacaacaccatctCTCTTAGACAGCAGCtacagcttcctcctcctcctccagccctgtTGCCCCAGAGGCAGGATGGGACAGGGGCCAAGGAGCAGCCTCCATCACAAGCACAGGCCCAGCTGGAGTCGTCTGCCTGCTCTGCTGCCAGTCTGGAGAACGATGACAAGAATGGAGATGACAGCGCTGATCtagacaacaagaaaaatacaaaggtagaggaagaagatgatgaggatgagagcAGTGGggatattgatattgatgatgatgaagacgaggctgacaatgatgacgatgatgatgatgatgatgatactctGGTCCCCTCATGCTGCGActgtcccccctccctccttgagttctcactctcctcttctaCCTCCTCATCCTCTACTTCCATCAGCTCCTGCTCTGATCTGGAGTCTGACTGTGGTGATCAAACAGCCTCCATCTGCTCCTCCCATGATGAAGATACTCTTTCTGTTGCTCTGACTCCCAAAGACCACTCTATTCCACAACCCCTCGAATGCCAGCCTCCTGCGCGTTCACCTCCATCCCTTCCCCTTAGCCGCAATCCCTTCTCCCTAACATCACGTTCCCCGATGTTGGCTTGCTCTCCAGATGAAGGCTACCCCTCCGCCCTGGACTCCCCATCTCCTGATTATTTAGGAGTGAAAGGTGATTCTGAGGTCACTAAAATAGGTTTGCTCGACTTTCTAGAATCAGTTGGAGAGTTTGGGAAAATGGAGCGCTTCAGCCAGGTGATCCAAGTTGCTCGTTGGGATCTGGAGGGGGAACAGCACTGGGACGTTCTAAGGGATCGTTTGGATCACCTTGATCGCTTGGAGAAAGTGAACAGGGAGGTAAAACTGGCCTACATCGCCAGACTCCATGAGAAGGGTTTTGATCTTGGAGATCTGGAGGAGCAGGATCTCTCAGATGTCATGGATGAAATGGGCAACATCGACATTCCCTGGAAGTTGTATAAAAGCAATGGGGAAACAATGGCAGTCTCTCAGGAGTTCTCAGACGCAGGGGTTGACCTCACTGCTCCATCAGATTGCGATGATCCACTTGTTCCAGATtccctcaccccttcccctgtCGAGCCACCACCTAGACCCCCCAAACCTCCTGCCCGTCATGCCAGTGTGAGCTCTTACCTCCACACCTACATCAATATTAGCAGGGAGACCACCTCCATGGCCGTTTCCACCTCTCCTACATTGTCTACTTTCTCCCCTAACTCATCATCCCCCACATTCACCACTTTTAGGTGCGAAAAACCCCtacctccatctccaccatcagTTCCTCCTCCCCCGGCCTCTAAACCAGTCCCTTACCTCACCCTCTATACCACTCCTTCCCCCCCGAGATCTATCCCCACTCCTactcctcccatccctccccctcgcAAACGCCACCTTGCCAGGAAGGAGGCACAGAGGCTAGCTGCTCTTAGAGCGGAACAGGAAAAGACCCCCCTGTCCCTCCCACCGCCTATCACGCGGccaccacctcttcctcctccaccttttatctcagtctcctcctcatctccccctgccataccacctcctcctgctctgcctcctcccccttccttccATGCTCTGGATGTAGAGATTAGGAAGCTACTAATGCTTGCAGGACTGACCCAAGCTGAACTCCTCAAACTCAGCCCAGAGCTTGGTGTCTGTGTTGGAGGGTTAGATGATGAGGCGGATGGAGATAATCTTCCCCCATGTAGATCCGTGAAATCACAAGAGTTCAGACTtaaagacagggaggaggaggaggaatgtgcCACTGAATTCATGGAAAGTGATGGATGCTGTAGCAGAGGCAAGTTAGATGGAGATCAAAGAGTGGATGTAGATGAAGAGAgcaagaagaaagaggagatcaaagagacacaaagaaccACCTCATTCACAGAGATGgcaagaagaaggaagaggaacagTGGTCTGACGTCCAACCATTACTACAGCACTGGACTTAGCAATACATATGAATCTAAAGCAAAGAACAAGAGCTTTGAGAATTTCCATTATCCTGCTGAAATACCAgattcacctcctcctcctcccccccctcgcCCCTTACCCCCAATCCCACCGTCTTTGCCATCCGTCAAAGTCAGCACTCTCCCTGCCCATTCTGCACAGCCTGAGCGGTTTGATTGGCTGATAGCATTCACACCTGAATGTGACTCCCCACCACAACCTCCGCCCCTGGAAATGAGAAAATCTCATAAAGAAACCCAAAAGAAGCTTGGTTCGCCTGGATCATCTCAAGGGACAGCTCCGAACGTCACAACTTTCAAAGAGCTGCGTTTACGCAACAAGAGCACCTACCTTGCAACAAAGTTGATCACTGATCCAGAGCCTGACCCCACAATCATCACTCCAGATccagatatactgtacaaccTGAAGTGGAGAAGGGAGACGGTCGGCAGTGATGGCAGCCAGTGGGAATACACCTCTCAGGCTCAGGCCCTGTTCATGCAGCCGCCACCAGCTCTCACCTCAATGGCTGCTCTGAAGGAAATGCTACAGAGAGCTGACAAGGAGGGCGGACAACCGGAGCTGTGTCCATCACAGAAGATTGGCTGCTCAGTCAGTGAAAACAGCCTGTGGACCATGGGCAGAGAGTGGGAGGGTGAGGAAGTTCAGAtggaggaaaaggaagggaaggaggaagaaaaagaggtagAAGTGGAGGTGAGAGGACAAGCTGATGGAGGAAGGACCCTGCAAGCAAGAACAACAG CCCAGTCATCCCAACCCTACTTCCTCCACACCGCCCTCCCTTCCTATCGCCCAGGCTACTGTAACTCGCAGCCTCTTGCAGATCCCAGGCCCCACCAACATGTAGGCAGGGAGTCCTCATacaaacactacaacacacagtGGAGCCCTGCTGCCAGCTCAGCTTGTGTCTACAGAGATGATTCCAGCACTGATTCAAACTCTGGGTTTAACTATGATTCCCTGGCCGATTTATGTGTAGACTCTCATTATTATGAGAATATCTTtaagcaaaacacacacgcggCTCACCAATCCAAAAATAATGACAGGGAGTTTGCGTCTGACTCTATTTGTAATACTGACTCTCTCTACTGCAGTGACTCAGAGAAGaagagtaacacacacactaagtcAGACCCTCCTGTTAGTGGCATCACTGAGGCCCCTGGTTGCACCACTCCCTATAAGAACATAGATGTCATGATGACGTATTCGAACCGCATCAGTGCTGTCGGTTCGCTGTATTCAGAAaagcgcacacactcacacacagagaacagcagcaacaaggaAAGGACATCCAAAGAgcttccccctctccccaccTATTACCTGTACCACCCTAAGAACTGCCCCCTGCACAGGGGTGCCCCTCCTCGCCTCTCCCCTATTGGAGCCCTGTCCCCTCCCCTGCGCCCCGGAGTACCCCCTCCAGGCGTGGCGGGCTCTGGCCTCAGCTCCCCGCTTTTCCCCCGCTCGCACACCTTGCCTGCCCTCGCTGCTCCGCTCTACTATCCAAACCTCTACCCTCCTATACCGATCACAGCGCCCCCCCTACCCCCAAAACTCTACCAGGCTCCTCCGCAGTCACGCGTGGCGA ctgtTCGCAGCGTCTCATTTGCCGGATCTGTACAGAGGGGAGAGACGTCCTGGATGGGCGAAGATGTTAAGTTTCCGATGAAAGGTCTTGGCCTGTCCTCACTGtgcctgcaggaggagaaag ctctGGTCAGTGCAGTCAGTGTGGCAGTTGAGGCCATTTTGGCCCAGTTCAGTTCTTCTCGGACTGTAGTTCAGAAG tctctctcagttaACAAG accTTATCAGGAGACAGCACTATAAATCCGTCTCTGGGCCGTCTGGTGCTGCAGTGCCTCTGCCCCGCCCTGCACAACTTGCTGACCAATGGCTTGAAACCCCACCAGAGTGACCTGATTGCAGGCAGGAGGCCAAACTCCGCCTGGGGCCTGGTCCAGGCCTCAACCAAGCCAG GTCCCAAAACACAGGCATTGTTCAACCTACAAGTTCGAGTTGGGGACCTGCCCCAGCTCAGACAGAGCAAACACAGGTTCAATGCATTCCTCCTTGGCCTCCTGAA TACCAAATTTCTTGATTTCTGGCTATCTCACCTTCAGTCTTGCGGTG ATGTGTTGGAGACATTCTACCGTCCCAACTCCTTTATGCGTCTGTCCATGACCACCTGCCAGTCTCTGTtcgaggagctgctgctcgTGTTGCAGCCTCTCAGCCTGCTGACCTTCAACCTCGACCTGCTCTTCCAGCATCACCATTTAGAGCCAGACAGTCACAGCCCAGGGATCCCCAGTCCGCCCTGTCAGGATGCAGGCTTACAGCTCTCAAAAAGGGGGTCCCAATCCAAAATCACAGGCAGCATATATATTGAAAGCCTCTCGGAAGTAGACTTTGGAAGCCCAGAACATCAGGCGGCTAAAGAAAAATTGTCACCACTGTCCAATCCAAAGAACGTCGGAGCAGGGGAGGCAGCACATGTCAATGCTGCGCCTGTTAAGGCTTCAGCCACTCTCATTCAGACAAGTCCTCAGCTTTTGTGGGTGCAAGAGAAGGAAATTGCAGCGTTACCTCCTCCTGATGTTGAGGAGGACAGCATTGCTCACCAGGCAGGACAG GTGATCCAGCAGGGTTGGGGTGCTGTCATGCGCTGGGGAGGCCGACTCAGCCAGAACCTGTCTGAGCTGAGCCTGTCtgcagagaaaaaggaggaaatgcaGACAGATCTGCCGGACCTCCGGACCCAGGCAGGGAGTGACTACACTCCAGTCAGCAGTGGTGCTCAGGTTCCCTGGGGTCTGGGTCGGCTGTTTGGAGCCTCTAAAAGCCCCACCAGCCCAATGGGTCACACTCCGCCAACCAG GCGTCCTTCTCAGTGGTTGGCTCCTGGTGTCACGGCACTGACGCGAATGATGAACAGCAGCCCCACTACGATGATAAAGACAGCCCCCGAGCCTCAGGGAGCAAGTGGGCCAGAGTCCGAGAAAGAGGTTGAGTCACTGGAGATGAAGGACAAACCCCGACCACTCAG GTCTGTACGAACACTGTGTGACCACAGTGGAAGCGGTTCGGAGCTCAGCTTCGGCAAAGGGGAGCAACTCCTGGTGTTGGGAGGCGTCGATCAAGACTGGATTCGCTGCCGTcagggagacaaagagggaCTGGTACCGATTGGCTACACATCCCTCATCATGTGA
- the rusc1 gene encoding uncharacterized protein rusc1 isoform X4 has product MQSSNSSSQPSKPRRFDFIRRTNTLAAPKSAGPGFQREDKNMNTISKSSPRRPTKGPTAPARTRVGVQPRAPVNQSKFGSQKQVSTISKSAKPKPKITRASAATKIAPAAAAPPPPALPSALPLDPNCNEPSLPCLCCDGRSPQDNNSMFNHNHNNNNTISLRQQLQLPPPPPALLPQRQDGTGAKEQPPSQAQAQLESSACSAASLENDDKNGDDSADLDNKKNTKVEEEDDEDESSGDIDIDDDEDEADNDDDDDDDDDTLVPSCCDCPPSLLEFSLSSSTSSSSTSISSCSDLESDCGDQTASICSSHDEDTLSVALTPKDHSIPQPLECQPPARSPPSLPLSRNPFSLTSRSPMLACSPDEGYPSALDSPSPDYLGVKGDSEVTKIGLLDFLESVGEFGKMERFSQVIQVARWDLEGEQHWDVLRDRLDHLDRLEKVNREVKLAYIARLHEKGFDLGDLEEQDLSDVMDEMGNIDIPWKLYKSNGETMAVSQEFSDAGVDLTAPSDCDDPLVPDSLTPSPVEPPPRPPKPPARHASVSSYLHTYINISRETTSMAVSTSPTLSTFSPNSSSPTFTTFRCEKPLPPSPPSVPPPPASKPVPYLTLYTTPSPPRSIPTPTPPIPPPRKRHLARKEAQRLAALRAEQEKTPLSLPPPITRPPPLPPPPFISVSSSSPPAIPPPPALPPPPSFHALDVEIRKLLMLAGLTQAELLKLSPELGVCVGGLDDEADGDNLPPCRSVKSQEFRLKDREEEEECATEFMESDGCCSRGKLDGDQRVDVDEESKKKEEIKETQRTTSFTEMARRRKRNSGLTSNHYYSTGLSNTYESKAKNKSFENFHYPAEIPDSPPPPPPPRPLPPIPPSLPSVKVSTLPAHSAQPERFDWLIAFTPECDSPPQPPPLEMRKSHKETQKKLGSPGSSQGTAPNVTTFKELRLRNKSTYLATKLITDPEPDPTIITPDPDILYNLKWRRETVGSDGSQWEYTSQAQALFMQPPPALTSMAALKEMLQRADKEGGQPELCPSQKIGCSVSENSLWTMGREWEGEEVQMEEKEGKEEEKEVEVEVRGQADGGRTLQARTTAVRSVSFAGSVQRGETSWMGEDVKFPMKGLGLSSLCLQEEKALVSAVSVAVEAILAQFSSSRTVVQKSLSVNKTLSGDSTINPSLGRLVLQCLCPALHNLLTNGLKPHQSDLIAGRRPNSAWGLVQASTKPGPKTQALFNLQVRVGDLPQLRQSKHRFNAFLLGLLNTKFLDFWLSHLQSCGDVLETFYRPNSFMRLSMTTCQSLFEELLLVLQPLSLLTFNLDLLFQHHHLEPDSHSPGIPSPPCQDAGLQLSKRGSQSKITGSIYIESLSEVDFGSPEHQAAKEKLSPLSNPKNVGAGEAAHVNAAPVKASATLIQTSPQLLWVQEKEIAALPPPDVEEDSIAHQAGQVIQQGWGAVMRWGGRLSQNLSELSLSAEKKEEMQTDLPDLRTQAGSDYTPVSSGAQVPWGLGRLFGASKSPTSPMGHTPPTRRPSQWLAPGVTALTRMMNSSPTTMIKTAPEPQGASGPESEKEVESLEMKDKPRPLRSVRTLCDHSGSGSELSFGKGEQLLVLGGVDQDWIRCRQGDKEGLVPIGYTSLIM; this is encoded by the exons ATGCAGTCCTCAAACTCCTCCTCTCAGCCTTCAAAGCCACGACGTTTTGACTTCATCAGACGGACCAATACCTTAGCTGCACCAAAGTCTGCTGGCCCTGGTTTTCAGAGGGaggataaaaacatgaacacaatcaGCAAATCCTCCCCACGCCGGCCTACTAAAGGCCCCACTGCACCTGCTAGGACCAGGGTGGGAGTGCAGCCTCGAGCTCCAGTGAACCAGTCGAAGTTTGGTTCTCAAAAACAGGTTTCCACCATCTCCAAATCGGCTAAACCCAAACCCAAGATTACTCGTGCATCGGCAGCAACCAAAATTGCACCTGCAgcggctgctcctcctcctcctgcacttcCATCTGCTCTCCCTCTTGACCCAAATTGCAACGAGCCAAGCCTCCCATGTCTGTGCTGTGATGGTCGCTCTCCACAGGACAACAACAGTATGTTCAACCataaccacaacaacaacaacaccatctCTCTTAGACAGCAGCtacagcttcctcctcctcctccagccctgtTGCCCCAGAGGCAGGATGGGACAGGGGCCAAGGAGCAGCCTCCATCACAAGCACAGGCCCAGCTGGAGTCGTCTGCCTGCTCTGCTGCCAGTCTGGAGAACGATGACAAGAATGGAGATGACAGCGCTGATCtagacaacaagaaaaatacaaaggtagaggaagaagatgatgaggatgagagcAGTGGggatattgatattgatgatgatgaagacgaggctgacaatgatgacgatgatgatgatgatgatgatactctGGTCCCCTCATGCTGCGActgtcccccctccctccttgagttctcactctcctcttctaCCTCCTCATCCTCTACTTCCATCAGCTCCTGCTCTGATCTGGAGTCTGACTGTGGTGATCAAACAGCCTCCATCTGCTCCTCCCATGATGAAGATACTCTTTCTGTTGCTCTGACTCCCAAAGACCACTCTATTCCACAACCCCTCGAATGCCAGCCTCCTGCGCGTTCACCTCCATCCCTTCCCCTTAGCCGCAATCCCTTCTCCCTAACATCACGTTCCCCGATGTTGGCTTGCTCTCCAGATGAAGGCTACCCCTCCGCCCTGGACTCCCCATCTCCTGATTATTTAGGAGTGAAAGGTGATTCTGAGGTCACTAAAATAGGTTTGCTCGACTTTCTAGAATCAGTTGGAGAGTTTGGGAAAATGGAGCGCTTCAGCCAGGTGATCCAAGTTGCTCGTTGGGATCTGGAGGGGGAACAGCACTGGGACGTTCTAAGGGATCGTTTGGATCACCTTGATCGCTTGGAGAAAGTGAACAGGGAGGTAAAACTGGCCTACATCGCCAGACTCCATGAGAAGGGTTTTGATCTTGGAGATCTGGAGGAGCAGGATCTCTCAGATGTCATGGATGAAATGGGCAACATCGACATTCCCTGGAAGTTGTATAAAAGCAATGGGGAAACAATGGCAGTCTCTCAGGAGTTCTCAGACGCAGGGGTTGACCTCACTGCTCCATCAGATTGCGATGATCCACTTGTTCCAGATtccctcaccccttcccctgtCGAGCCACCACCTAGACCCCCCAAACCTCCTGCCCGTCATGCCAGTGTGAGCTCTTACCTCCACACCTACATCAATATTAGCAGGGAGACCACCTCCATGGCCGTTTCCACCTCTCCTACATTGTCTACTTTCTCCCCTAACTCATCATCCCCCACATTCACCACTTTTAGGTGCGAAAAACCCCtacctccatctccaccatcagTTCCTCCTCCCCCGGCCTCTAAACCAGTCCCTTACCTCACCCTCTATACCACTCCTTCCCCCCCGAGATCTATCCCCACTCCTactcctcccatccctccccctcgcAAACGCCACCTTGCCAGGAAGGAGGCACAGAGGCTAGCTGCTCTTAGAGCGGAACAGGAAAAGACCCCCCTGTCCCTCCCACCGCCTATCACGCGGccaccacctcttcctcctccaccttttatctcagtctcctcctcatctccccctgccataccacctcctcctgctctgcctcctcccccttccttccATGCTCTGGATGTAGAGATTAGGAAGCTACTAATGCTTGCAGGACTGACCCAAGCTGAACTCCTCAAACTCAGCCCAGAGCTTGGTGTCTGTGTTGGAGGGTTAGATGATGAGGCGGATGGAGATAATCTTCCCCCATGTAGATCCGTGAAATCACAAGAGTTCAGACTtaaagacagggaggaggaggaggaatgtgcCACTGAATTCATGGAAAGTGATGGATGCTGTAGCAGAGGCAAGTTAGATGGAGATCAAAGAGTGGATGTAGATGAAGAGAgcaagaagaaagaggagatcaaagagacacaaagaaccACCTCATTCACAGAGATGgcaagaagaaggaagaggaacagTGGTCTGACGTCCAACCATTACTACAGCACTGGACTTAGCAATACATATGAATCTAAAGCAAAGAACAAGAGCTTTGAGAATTTCCATTATCCTGCTGAAATACCAgattcacctcctcctcctcccccccctcgcCCCTTACCCCCAATCCCACCGTCTTTGCCATCCGTCAAAGTCAGCACTCTCCCTGCCCATTCTGCACAGCCTGAGCGGTTTGATTGGCTGATAGCATTCACACCTGAATGTGACTCCCCACCACAACCTCCGCCCCTGGAAATGAGAAAATCTCATAAAGAAACCCAAAAGAAGCTTGGTTCGCCTGGATCATCTCAAGGGACAGCTCCGAACGTCACAACTTTCAAAGAGCTGCGTTTACGCAACAAGAGCACCTACCTTGCAACAAAGTTGATCACTGATCCAGAGCCTGACCCCACAATCATCACTCCAGATccagatatactgtacaaccTGAAGTGGAGAAGGGAGACGGTCGGCAGTGATGGCAGCCAGTGGGAATACACCTCTCAGGCTCAGGCCCTGTTCATGCAGCCGCCACCAGCTCTCACCTCAATGGCTGCTCTGAAGGAAATGCTACAGAGAGCTGACAAGGAGGGCGGACAACCGGAGCTGTGTCCATCACAGAAGATTGGCTGCTCAGTCAGTGAAAACAGCCTGTGGACCATGGGCAGAGAGTGGGAGGGTGAGGAAGTTCAGAtggaggaaaaggaagggaaggaggaagaaaaagaggtagAAGTGGAGGTGAGAGGACAAGCTGATGGAGGAAGGACCCTGCAAGCAAGAACAACAG ctgtTCGCAGCGTCTCATTTGCCGGATCTGTACAGAGGGGAGAGACGTCCTGGATGGGCGAAGATGTTAAGTTTCCGATGAAAGGTCTTGGCCTGTCCTCACTGtgcctgcaggaggagaaag ctctGGTCAGTGCAGTCAGTGTGGCAGTTGAGGCCATTTTGGCCCAGTTCAGTTCTTCTCGGACTGTAGTTCAGAAG tctctctcagttaACAAG accTTATCAGGAGACAGCACTATAAATCCGTCTCTGGGCCGTCTGGTGCTGCAGTGCCTCTGCCCCGCCCTGCACAACTTGCTGACCAATGGCTTGAAACCCCACCAGAGTGACCTGATTGCAGGCAGGAGGCCAAACTCCGCCTGGGGCCTGGTCCAGGCCTCAACCAAGCCAG GTCCCAAAACACAGGCATTGTTCAACCTACAAGTTCGAGTTGGGGACCTGCCCCAGCTCAGACAGAGCAAACACAGGTTCAATGCATTCCTCCTTGGCCTCCTGAA TACCAAATTTCTTGATTTCTGGCTATCTCACCTTCAGTCTTGCGGTG ATGTGTTGGAGACATTCTACCGTCCCAACTCCTTTATGCGTCTGTCCATGACCACCTGCCAGTCTCTGTtcgaggagctgctgctcgTGTTGCAGCCTCTCAGCCTGCTGACCTTCAACCTCGACCTGCTCTTCCAGCATCACCATTTAGAGCCAGACAGTCACAGCCCAGGGATCCCCAGTCCGCCCTGTCAGGATGCAGGCTTACAGCTCTCAAAAAGGGGGTCCCAATCCAAAATCACAGGCAGCATATATATTGAAAGCCTCTCGGAAGTAGACTTTGGAAGCCCAGAACATCAGGCGGCTAAAGAAAAATTGTCACCACTGTCCAATCCAAAGAACGTCGGAGCAGGGGAGGCAGCACATGTCAATGCTGCGCCTGTTAAGGCTTCAGCCACTCTCATTCAGACAAGTCCTCAGCTTTTGTGGGTGCAAGAGAAGGAAATTGCAGCGTTACCTCCTCCTGATGTTGAGGAGGACAGCATTGCTCACCAGGCAGGACAG GTGATCCAGCAGGGTTGGGGTGCTGTCATGCGCTGGGGAGGCCGACTCAGCCAGAACCTGTCTGAGCTGAGCCTGTCtgcagagaaaaaggaggaaatgcaGACAGATCTGCCGGACCTCCGGACCCAGGCAGGGAGTGACTACACTCCAGTCAGCAGTGGTGCTCAGGTTCCCTGGGGTCTGGGTCGGCTGTTTGGAGCCTCTAAAAGCCCCACCAGCCCAATGGGTCACACTCCGCCAACCAG GCGTCCTTCTCAGTGGTTGGCTCCTGGTGTCACGGCACTGACGCGAATGATGAACAGCAGCCCCACTACGATGATAAAGACAGCCCCCGAGCCTCAGGGAGCAAGTGGGCCAGAGTCCGAGAAAGAGGTTGAGTCACTGGAGATGAAGGACAAACCCCGACCACTCAG GTCTGTACGAACACTGTGTGACCACAGTGGAAGCGGTTCGGAGCTCAGCTTCGGCAAAGGGGAGCAACTCCTGGTGTTGGGAGGCGTCGATCAAGACTGGATTCGCTGCCGTcagggagacaaagagggaCTGGTACCGATTGGCTACACATCCCTCATCATGTGA